The segment AGAATTGTGATGGCAATTACAACGCTTTTTCACTTTCCCATGTTCTCTTCGTCTCTCCATCCCACGAAATTCCCAAATTACCATTAATGTACCCCGTCGTAAATATCAACACTATTAAAGCCAAGATGAAAACCCCAGAATTACTTGATATCGTTCCTTGTCTAACAATTATATCCAGATTTTTTGTCCCTTTCCCTTGTATCACCCCCTCATCGGAAACCACATTGCTTTTATCTTTCCATGGGCACTCCACCCTCAAGTCGTCCAGGATTTGTGTACTTGTAATCTTTGCACCGCCCAGAACGATAGGTACACCGGTTCCTGGATGCGTGGATGCACCTACGAAATACACACCCTTGATCTCGGGATGTTTGGTCTTGGGTCGAAATGCGAGGAcattaaagaaagaatgagaaagccCGAGAATGGATCCTTTATCTAGATTAAATCGTGATTCCCATGATGTAGGCGTATTTAGTTCTTCATGAACAATCAATGATTCAATCGGCTCACATTTCGTTCGTGATTCTATCGTTTGCAGTATTCTTCGGCGAGTAGACTTTACGATAGACTCCCAGTCTTGTTCTTTTGGAATACCAGTACCAGACGTGGCAGAGCTATCGCCCTGAGGACGATTGGACGTAGCTGAATTGAGAAGATGACCAACAGGAACGAGAACTACAATGGAATCTTTACCTGTTGGGGCGGCAGTGGGATCAATTCTCGAGGGTACGTTCACATAGAACGAAGGCTCTTCAGGAATGGACTGCCTATCAAAGATAGAGTCGAACGATTCGCGATATTCATCTGCGAGAAATATGTTGTGTGTATCAAGTTGTGGAACTTGCTTGGAGAGAGCCCAGTAGAAAGAAACGGAGCTGCAAGAGCCCGTTCGTTTCTGTAAGGATTTTGCGTACGACGTGGACTTGGACGTCGGGAATAGATTATTGTAGGCATAGACGAGATCAGCATTAATAACGACGAGATCTGCGTTAAGCTTTTTGCCGGAAGATAAAAGAACTCCTGCTGTAGTCTTGCCGTCGTGGGACGTTAATACCGAATCGACTGGTGAATTGAGTTGTATATCGACACATAATCTCTCGCATATGCGGACGAGAGCCTCAACGACAGCATGAAATCCACCCACCGGGTACCAGATGCCTTCAGCGAGCTCCgtatattgaagaagagaatatgtGCCAGGAGCATCGAATGGAGACATCCCCATATACATACTCCCGAAGGTAAAAACTCGCCTTAACCTCTCTGTCCAAAAGTATTTGGAAGCTCGAGAATATATACTTTCGAAAGGATGAAGAGCAAAAACGTTGAGAAGAAAACTAGGCCGTAGCATGTTGAATATCGATGTGAAGTTCTTATGCAAAACCTCTCGCACACTCAATTCGTAGTGTCGATGAGCTTCTCCAAGCCATTGCAAGTATCTTTCAAACccatcctttccttcccatttctcaatctctcgTTTCATTACACTCGCATCCGTACTAAGTTCAaacttctctccatctccaaaccacAAATTGTAATTAGGCTCGCATTTGAGTAGCTCCACCCCTTCGTCTTCGAGTGAAGTGTCGAGATCATGGAATGTTTCTTTGAACATCTTGGGTAGAAGTAAAAGGGAAGGCCCTTGATCGAATCGATATCCATCATGATGAATTAAACTGCATCGACCGCCCGTAAAGCTGTTCTTTTCAAGTACTGTGACAGAGAAGCCTGCTTTTGCCAATCGTGCTGCCGTTGCAATGCCACCGACCCCCGCACCTATTGTCCACAAGCATTAGTTCATGGAACACCTACTTGTGTTGGAGACAAAGTGCATGGGGACCAGGGGAGTAAAACACAGAGGTAAATTGGATCAGCACTCACCCACTACAATGGCAGTTTTTTTCGTTTCTGCGGTCGCCATTACAAGTTTCTGGCAgcagaattgaaatatacgGTACGAAGACCAGTAGAACACGAGATTGTTCACATGTTGAATTAATAGACAGTGATTACCTATCTGGGTAGTGCGCACGCAACATCGGTCGATAAGAGATAATGCTTGGTTTTACTTTGTGCATTCCGGCAGTGCAAGATCAAGATCGAAGTGTCATCCAATTTTTGAGTGGGCATCGTCAATTGCCATGTTTCCATTCGGAATGGTCCGAGCTCAACATCCTCGGACACGAGTGCAAAGCCAAATCACATGACAGTATGGTGATTCGATAAATATGTCTCAATTCCCTATCtatgtttatatttatgtTGCTGGAAATGGTATGCTGGGAAGTCCATAATacaattatagaatattaatgatatatcaaaacttATCAGCCTTGCCTCAACGCCTTCCAAGCAACTCCGATACGCCTCAGTTTGGGTACTGTTGCGCGACCTTGGGCAACTTTGTATTCATTTTCCTTGAGGACCCTTCCTATCTCAACGTAACTTTCAACAGCAACTCTCATTGATACCCTAGCATCTTCTGGAACTTGTTCAATAGCAGGGCGAGCCTCCTGGTAGATGGCAAACCCCTTGTTTAACAATCTTCCTCTCAGTTTGTCAATGATTGGCCCGGTAGGGTTTTCCACAATATGCTGAGGTTGCAAGCCTTCCTCCTCGAGCCAAGAAGATGGAAGGTAGACTCTTCCGATTGCGGCATCCGTTGCTACATCTCTACAGATGTTAATATACTGTAGAGCTATTCCCATGCGAGCCCCGGCACGAATCAACTCGTCACGTCGGTGCGACAAGACAACAGCTGAAGTATGATAGAAAGCTAGTTCCAAGCACATTTCAGCTACTGTCCCAGCAACTCTTCTGCTATATATCGTAAGATTGTGCTCATCTCTGATGGGGAATTCACCAGTATTTTTGTAACGATTTGCTTGATGAAATTCTAAATCTGTCTTGAATCCTTCCAGTAACTCGTATAATGGCCTAGGCGACAAAATGTGGGTTGGTAGAAGGCGAAGCGTCCGATATAAAGATGGTGGAAAGCTATTTTGGATGTATTTATCAACGTCAGAACGGCACGAAGCAGCCACATTGGCCGTTTCTTTTGATGCATACACTAGGTCAAGGTAGTGGGTGAGTTTGGCGATCCATTCGCGAGCCTCAGAATCAGTGTTTGCATCATCAACAAGATCATCAGCAACTCTACAAAAAGAGTATCTAGCCCAAATTAGTAAAAAAATCAGAGCAAAAGCCAACATGGTACTGTAGGAAAGCAATACATACAACAGGATCAAGTCAATTCGTAGGCGGCCGTGAAAGACGGAGCTTGCCAGATAGAAACTTCTGCTCTTTTGTCTCAATAGCTCGACAGCCTCTTGAATACCTGCAATGCGAAGGTTATCGTACTTGCATGTGTCTGTTAAAAGTGCACACACCAGCATTTTGGGAGAGGGACATTCGGGAACAGTTGGAAACAAGTCAGGAAAGGTAAACAAAATAGCCAATGCATGATCGAAAGCAACAAGACCGAACACAATAAGTATGTTGGTTGCAAGAAAAAACACAGCTTCTTCTATTTCAAGTCCATCCCATAAGTGCAGACCTAATTTTGTCCCTGTTTCGATGCTCCACGTGCCTCTTTTCAATGCCAATGTGTCAACTATCCATAAATATAAAGTGGATGCAGCAATTGGCAATAGAGTGGCTGTGTATGGAAGTCTCATCAAGAATTCGTGAGAGAGACTCCACAGTAGTAGGGCAAATGGTCCTGCCCAAGCCAGAATCAATCCTAAATACGTTCCTCTAGCATTTTGCACGATGAGGAAGCCTCCCGTTAGAATCAGAGATCCAAGGATTAGTTGCCCTAAACTTCGCGCAGATTTTAAAGAAACCGGCGGAACCAGCGAACCCCAAGctttctgtttcttttcaCCCGGACACTCCCAGCCGCCAAGGTAGGCCGAATGAAAAACGGGTTTGCTTAAGAGCAAATATAGAAGACTCGTATTGTATGTCTGTATCACAAAGAAAAATAGTTCTTCAGCGGGAATCAGAAATAGTTTAGGACCAATGATCACATTAGGTGGATATGTCCATATTTTCCGCTTGATGAGATATGAATCCCAAGGAATGGTTGAAACGACAGCAATAGCTATGAGGAATAGAATCTTATATACATCTATCCGCCGAACGAAAGGCCGGTAAATGAATGTTAAGACGATGGCTGGCGGGATGTTATATTTGAGATGGCTTGATGATGGTCAGTTTCCTGCTCGAGATATAGGGGTCAATGTACTAACACTAAGGCATATTCGAAGCCCATTTTGACGCGGGGGAAAGTTAAAATTGATGGTACCCAGATCAGCAGAATGTAGACATCTCTATACAAAATCCAAG is part of the Botrytis cinerea B05.10 chromosome 1, complete sequence genome and harbors:
- the Bcphd1 gene encoding Bcphd1, which gives rise to MATAETKKTAIVVGAGVGGIATAARLAKAGFSVTVLEKNSFTGGRCSLIHHDGYRFDQGPSLLLLPKMFKETFHDLDTSLEDEGVELLKCEPNYNLWFGDGEKFELSTDASVMKREIEKWEGKDGFERYLQWLGEAHRHYELSVREVLHKNFTSIFNMLRPSFLLNVFALHPFESIYSRASKYFWTERLRRVFTFGSMYMGMSPFDAPGTYSLLQYTELAEGIWYPVGGFHAVVEALVRICERLCVDIQLNSPVDSVLTSHDGKTTAGVLLSSGKKLNADLVVINADLVYAYNNLFPTSKSTSYAKSLQKRTGSCSSVSFYWALSKQVPQLDTHNIFLADEYRESFDSIFDRQSIPEEPSFYVNVPSRIDPTAAPTGKDSIVVLVPVGHLLNSATSNRPQGDSSATSGTGIPKEQDWESIVKSTRRRILQTIESRTKCEPIESLIVHEELNTPTSWESRFNLDKGSILGLSHSFFNVLAFRPKTKHPEIKGVYFVGASTHPGTGVPIVLGGAKITSTQILDDLRVECPWKDKSNVVSDEGVIQGKGTKNLDIIVRQGTISSNSGVFILALIVLIFTTGYINGNLGISWDGETKRTWESEKAL
- the Bcphs1 gene encoding Bcphs1 translates to MGFEYALVHLKYNIPPAIVLTFIYRPFVRRIDVYKILFLIAIAVVSTIPWDSYLIKRKIWTYPPNVIIGPKLFLIPAEELFFFVIQTYNTSLLYLLLSKPVFHSAYLGGWECPGEKKQKAWGSLVPPVSLKSARSLGQLILGSLILTGGFLIVQNARGTYLGLILAWAGPFALLLWSLSHEFLMRLPYTATLLPIAASTLYLWIVDTLALKRGTWSIETGTKLGLHLWDGLEIEEAVFFLATNILIVFGLVAFDHALAILFTFPDLFPTVPECPSPKMLVCALLTDTCKYDNLRIAGIQEAVELLRQKSRSFYLASSVFHGRLRIDLILLYSFCRVADDLVDDANTDSEAREWIAKLTHYLDLVYASKETANVAASCRSDVDKYIQNSFPPSLYRTLRLLPTHILSPRPLYELLEGFKTDLEFHQANRYKNTGEFPIRDEHNLTIYSRRVAGTVAEMCLELAFYHTSAVVLSHRRDELIRAGARMGIALQYINICRDVATDAAIGRVYLPSSWLEEEGLQPQHIVENPTGPIIDKLRGRLLNKGFAIYQEARPAIEQVPEDARVSMRVAVESYVEIGRVLKENEYKVAQGRATVPKLRRIGVAWKALRQG